The DNA sequence CGCACCTTCGCGACTTCGTGGTCGAAGAAGCACAGTCCGCGGGTGCAGGAGATCGTGCTGATGCTGCACGAGAATGGACTGCTGCCGTTCTACCAGCTCGCACTGCAGACGCTCACGCCGCTCGCCCTGCAGCTCTGCCACCGCGAAAACATGGCGGCGAACGTCTACGAGCCGATCGCGCAGCGCATGGCGCAAGCAGGCATTCCCATATCCGCCGAGCTGATCTGGGGGCTTCCCGGCGACGATCTCGCGAGTTTCGAGCGCAATCTCGATCGCCTGCTGGCAAAGTTTCCGAGCATCAATATTTTCGGCTACACACTGCTGCCCGGCACCGAATTTCACGAGCGGCGCGAGGAGTATCGCATCCAGACACTGCCGGTGGCGGGTTACGGAAAAGCCAAGGGCGAATACGTGGTGGGCTGTCATACTTTCGATCGGGCCGAAGGCGAGGAAGGATATTTCCTGATCACCGCCCATCTGCTGCTGGTCAGCGGACATATCCTGCCGGCCACGGTACGCTACCTGGCGATGCGGGCCGAAGTGCCGGTGGGCAGCCTGTTGCGTGCGGTTGCGGATGCGCTGCTGGTGGCCTTCGAGCGGCAGTTGCCCGGCATCGAGCGTGGCGAACGCATGCAGGTGTACGCGGCGCGCGACGAGATCTATCTGACGCTGCTGCAGCAACCCGAGCGCTGCGAGCAGGTGGTGCGTGACACGGTGCGGCTGTGGCTTGCCAGTCACGCGGCGGACGCAGTCGCGCCGCTGGTCGAGTCACTGCTGGATATCGACTGCATGTTGCGTCCGCGTTGCGGTGAAGAGCACGAGTTCAGCTGCGAGGTATGCTGTGATGCGCAGGGCGTGCTGGCGGCGCTCGGCGCGATGCGAATTCCCGGGCTGGCCCTGTTCGACGGCAGGCCGCGGCAATTGCAGCTGAGCAGCCCCGGAGGTCTGGGTGTGGTGCTCAAGTCACCCGATGGGGGTATCTGGCTGCAAAGCCGGATTCGCGAATCCTCGCTCGGGGAAGCGGGGAACGCAGAGCTCAGCGAATTGGTCTTTAATTAGGACGAATGTCTGCGAGAGGAGGAATCGCTATGCGTGGCAAGCTGATGGCGGGTCTGGTCCTGCTGCTTTGCTCGGTGGCTCTGCAGGCCGAGCAGATCTATCGCTGGGTGGATGCCGATGGCGGTGTGCACTACAGCTCGGCTCCTCCGCCCGGACAGGCGGCCGAGAGCGAAGACCTGAAGTTCCTGCGCAATCCGGATCCCGAAAAGGCCAGCGAGCGGATCAAGGGTTATGACGAAACAGCGGAAAAGCGTCGCGCTGCCGAGGCGCAAGCTGCCGAGGCAGCCACGAAGCAGCGCCAGGATGCTGCCCTGCGACGGGCCAACTGCGCTGCCGCGCGCGATGTGCTGAGCCGTCTGGAGAACGAGCCGATGGTTCGTTTTCAGCGCGAGGACGGCAGTTATCAACGCTATACCGATCAGGATCGCCAGCAGCGAATTGCCGAGGCACGGGCCAGCGAGCACCAATTCTGCGACTGATGGCGCGGGCGCTCAGCGCCGTGCGATATTCGCGATACACCCGAGTTGCGCTGCCGAGAGCCGCGCACTTTGGGTCTGTATGAAGCGTGCGCGGCGCTGTACGTAGTCACTGGGTCGTGACGGACTCCATTTGACGGGGCTGGGCAGCACGGCGGCGAGACGCGCCGCCTGCACCGGGGTGAGTTGCGCGGCATTCACCCGGAAATGGAATTGCGCCGCGGCCTGCGCGCCGAACACCCCCGGTCCCCATTCGGCGATATTCAGGTACACCTCGACGATGCGGCGCTTGGGCCACAGCGCATCGAGTGCCAGGGCCAGCGGAATTTCCAGCGCCTTTCTGAATACCCCGCCACCGTTCCACAGGAAAAGATTGCGCGCCACCTGCATCGTGATGGTGCTGGCGCCGCGCAGTCGCCCGGAATCGCGGTACTCCTGCGCCGCGGTCTCCACGGCCTGCAGATCCACGCCACGGTGCAGGCAGAAACCGCTGTCCTCTGCCGCCACGACTGCCAGTGCCAGCGGTCGCGCGATCGCTTCGAGCGGCACGCCTTGGTGCCAGACCAGGTGGCCGCGCTCGACCGAGCGGATGAGCATCAGCGGCGTCACCGGTGGCAGCACGTAACGATAGACCGCCACGCCGAGCAGCCAGTACAGCAGCACCGGTGTCAACAGCAGTGCGATGCTTCGTAACAGGTACCTGCCAATCACCGTTCCTGATCCCCCTATTTTCGGGTTCCAAAACAGGTTAGTGTCACGAATTACTGCACGAATTGCGCTCGATAGACAAGCGAAGGATCTGGAGTCCGGACATGAACAGCGAAATCGAGATCGAAGGCTTTCGCCGCATGCTGCGCATTCGCGGCTTCGAGCAGGCCGTCACCCGACTCATCAATGAAGGCGAGGTGCCCGGTGCGTGCCATTCGAGCATCGGCCAGGAGGCGGCCGTCGTCGGCGCCTGCATGGCTTTGCGCCAGGATGACTACATGTCGGGCACCCACCGCTCCCACGGCCATCCCATCGGCAAGGGTGCGGATCTGAAGCCGCTGATGGCCGAGATTCTTGGCAAGGCGACGGGGGTGTGCAAAGGCCGCGGCGGTTCGATGCACCTGACCGACACCTCGGTCGGCAGCATTGGCGAATCGGCGATCGTCGGTGGCGGCATCTCGCTGGCAACGGGCGCCGCGTTGAGCGCCCAGGTGCGCGGTACCGATCAGGTCGCCCTGTCCTTCTTCGGCGACGGCGCGGTCAATGAAGGCGCGTTCCATGAATCGCTGAACATGGCCGCCGTGTGGAAATTGCCGGTGATCTACTTCTGTGAAAACAACCGCTATGCCGCCGTGACTGCGGCGGCCTCCACGCATGGCCAACCGGATGTGGCGCGCCGCGCCGAGGGCTATGGAATGCCCGGCGTGATCGTCGACGGTCAGGATTTCGAGGCAGTTTTCCGTGCCACCGCCGAAGCTGTCACGCGCGCCCGGCGCGGCGAGGGACCGACGCTTATCGAGGCCAAGACCTACCGCTTCGATGAGCACTGCGTCGGTCTCTTCGTCAATGGTGCCTATCGACCCAAAGAGGAACTGGAACGCTTCAAGGCCGAGGGCGATCCCGTTGCGTTGTTCAAGGCTGCACTGCTTGCGCGTGGAAACAGCGAGGCTGCCCTGGCCGGGATCGAGGAGGAGGTATCGCGCTCTGTAAACGCGGCCGTCGAGTTTGCCAGGGAAAGTCAGTTTCCCGATCCGGGCGAGGCATTTGAACTCGTTTATTCCAGCCCTGTCATCCGCAACCCGAGGGGTGCAGCACGATGAGCCAGACCGCCAGGATCAGCTATCTCGATGCTCTCTCCCTCGCCCAGCGCGAGGAAATGGCGCGCGACCCCAACGTCATCATCATCGGTGAGGATATCTCCCTGTACGCCGCTGGTGGAGCCTATGGCGATATCGACCCCAAGCGGATCCGCAGCGCGCCCATCTCGGAGAATGGCTTCTCCGGCATGGCGGTCGGCGCTGCGATGACGGGCCTGCGACCGATCGTCGACCTGACCATCGCGAGCTTCGTCTATCTCGCCTCCGACCCGATCATCAACCAGGCGGCCAAGTTGCATTACATGAGCGGGGGACAACTGCGTGTGCCGGTAACCTTCCGTGCGTCGATGTGGCATAACCAGGCGAATGCGGCGCAGCATTCCGACCGCCCCTATCCGATGTTCATGAACGTGCCGGGTTTGAAGATCGTGGTGCCCGCGACGCCCACCGATGCCAAGGGTTTGCTCAAGGCGGCGATCCGTGATGACGACCCGGTTCTGGTTTTCGAGGACAACGACCTCTGGAGTATGCGCGAAGAGGTGCCGACTGATACGGACTTTGTCGTGCCGATCGGAAAGGCGGCCGTGCGCTGCGAAGGCAGCGACGTGACCATCGTGTCGGTCGCCGGTTGCCTCAAGGCCTCACTGGCTGCCGCCAAGGCGCTTGCGGCCGACGGCATCGGTGCCGAGGTGATCGATCTGCGCACACTGGTGCCGATGGATACGGATGCGATCCTCGACTCGCTCGGCAAGACCGGCCGACTCGTGATTGTCGATTATGCGCACCGCACCTGCGGCGCGGCGGCGGAAATTGCGGCCATTGTTGCGGAAGAGGGTTTCGATCTGTTGAAGAAGCCGATCCGTCGCGTGACCACGCCGGACGTGCCGATTCCGTTCAGTCCCCCGCTCGAGAAACCACTTTATCCGAACAGGGACAGCATTGCGGCCATCGCGCGCAGCCTGATGTGAACCGCAACACGGGAGGCGACAGATGAAGGTCAAGGTGATCATGCCCAAATGGGGCACCGGCATGAACGAAGGCACGATCCTGCGCTGGTACAAGGCCGTAGGCGACACGGTCACACAGGGCGAGCCACTTGTGGAAATCGAAACCGCAAAAGCAGTACAGGATCTCGAGGTGCCGGTGACAGGAACCCTCACGTCGATCCTTCTGGCGCAAGGTGAGGAAGCCGAGGTTCGCACCCCGATTGCGTTGATCGAAACACAGTGAGCGCACTTCCTCGCGACGGATCTGCTGCAGCGCGAGCGCGATTGTCAGGCTCGGCAAGGCTGCCAGATTGCCGCCTCGCAAAAGGCCACCCCACTGGCTCCTGGTGGTAATGCACGGCGAACAGGAAGTTCATCGCCGCGGTTCCTGCGCGTTGAGATTGCTCAGGTAAAACAGAGGGCATTCATGATGAAAACGGACCGCGGCGCATGCGCGCGGCGAGTCAGACCATTGGCGGCAGCGTTTCGCGGCATTGAAAATCAACACGGTCGCCGCCGGGACCTGTCGGGCCAACCTGATTGTGATCGGCTATTGCATCGTCAACGGATTACCGTGGATTTTCGACTGGAAGGCAGTCGGAAGAACCAATCGCGAGCGTCCGTTTCCCGCAGCGCGAAAATGACCTATTCTGACAAGCGTTGCTCGTGACGGGAAGGAATATGTCGGCACCGCAGGTGCAAGGCAGGACGCGTGATCCGCTCAAGGCGCAGTTTTTCGCGGCTGCGGCGTTGTTCGTGCTGCTGTTTGCTTTGTATGCATGGCAGACGGTAGCGCAGCAGCGCGCGGACGCGGAAGCCGAGTTACGCTATGTCAACCGTTTGTTCGCCGAGGGAACGCGCGCCACGCTGATCGTGCAGGAGTCACGCCTGCGCATGATCGGAGAACAATTGCGCCAGCTCGGGGTTGACGAGAATCCCGAGAACGGACGCGCGCTGATCGAGCAGGTTGCCAGCGCCGACAGCGGTATCAAGGCCTTCGGGCTG is a window from the Gammaproteobacteria bacterium genome containing:
- a CDS encoding alpha-ketoacid dehydrogenase subunit beta; protein product: MSQTARISYLDALSLAQREEMARDPNVIIIGEDISLYAAGGAYGDIDPKRIRSAPISENGFSGMAVGAAMTGLRPIVDLTIASFVYLASDPIINQAAKLHYMSGGQLRVPVTFRASMWHNQANAAQHSDRPYPMFMNVPGLKIVVPATPTDAKGLLKAAIRDDDPVLVFEDNDLWSMREEVPTDTDFVVPIGKAAVRCEGSDVTIVSVAGCLKASLAAAKALAADGIGAEVIDLRTLVPMDTDAILDSLGKTGRLVIVDYAHRTCGAAAEIAAIVAEEGFDLLKKPIRRVTTPDVPIPFSPPLEKPLYPNRDSIAAIARSLM
- a CDS encoding DUF4124 domain-containing protein — protein: MRGKLMAGLVLLLCSVALQAEQIYRWVDADGGVHYSSAPPPGQAAESEDLKFLRNPDPEKASERIKGYDETAEKRRAAEAQAAEAATKQRQDAALRRANCAAARDVLSRLENEPMVRFQREDGSYQRYTDQDRQQRIAEARASEHQFCD
- a CDS encoding biotin attachment protein — its product is MKVKVIMPKWGTGMNEGTILRWYKAVGDTVTQGEPLVEIETAKAVQDLEVPVTGTLTSILLAQGEEAEVRTPIALIETQ
- a CDS encoding B12-binding domain-containing radical SAM protein; the encoded protein is MTHGPRPVWLFSLDSENFHAAPTTTGGLIAWYRVNGSAPAGTDFRQVHFRERGQVAEWAAQHLPQLAAEARHAHAAGLEPVAGFSFYTWNAAEFLELTRLVRAACPQILIVAGGPHVQQAETYLGTDPIDAIVIGEGEATFQEMLDTPRALWPAVPGIACLDADGALLRSPRRERQLRLEELPSPFDVIELRDARGQPLYDAVSYETTRGCPYKCAFCEWGTGAIGTRMVSFPLERLRRDWEKIVRAGIANIWLADSNFGALRDDVEKARMICELKQRFGLPRTFATSWSKKHSPRVQEIVLMLHENGLLPFYQLALQTLTPLALQLCHRENMAANVYEPIAQRMAQAGIPISAELIWGLPGDDLASFERNLDRLLAKFPSINIFGYTLLPGTEFHERREEYRIQTLPVAGYGKAKGEYVVGCHTFDRAEGEEGYFLITAHLLLVSGHILPATVRYLAMRAEVPVGSLLRAVADALLVAFERQLPGIERGERMQVYAARDEIYLTLLQQPERCEQVVRDTVRLWLASHAADAVAPLVESLLDIDCMLRPRCGEEHEFSCEVCCDAQGVLAALGAMRIPGLALFDGRPRQLQLSSPGGLGVVLKSPDGGIWLQSRIRESSLGEAGNAELSELVFN
- the mtgA gene encoding monofunctional biosynthetic peptidoglycan transglycosylase, encoding MLRSIALLLTPVLLYWLLGVAVYRYVLPPVTPLMLIRSVERGHLVWHQGVPLEAIARPLALAVVAAEDSGFCLHRGVDLQAVETAAQEYRDSGRLRGASTITMQVARNLFLWNGGGVFRKALEIPLALALDALWPKRRIVEVYLNIAEWGPGVFGAQAAAQFHFRVNAAQLTPVQAARLAAVLPSPVKWSPSRPSDYVQRRARFIQTQSARLSAAQLGCIANIARR
- a CDS encoding thiamine pyrophosphate-dependent dehydrogenase E1 component subunit alpha: MNSEIEIEGFRRMLRIRGFEQAVTRLINEGEVPGACHSSIGQEAAVVGACMALRQDDYMSGTHRSHGHPIGKGADLKPLMAEILGKATGVCKGRGGSMHLTDTSVGSIGESAIVGGGISLATGAALSAQVRGTDQVALSFFGDGAVNEGAFHESLNMAAVWKLPVIYFCENNRYAAVTAAASTHGQPDVARRAEGYGMPGVIVDGQDFEAVFRATAEAVTRARRGEGPTLIEAKTYRFDEHCVGLFVNGAYRPKEELERFKAEGDPVALFKAALLARGNSEAALAGIEEEVSRSVNAAVEFARESQFPDPGEAFELVYSSPVIRNPRGAAR